The following DNA comes from Frankia casuarinae.
GGCCCGCGCCGTCGAGCGCCGGCGGTGACCGGGTCGGCACCGGCTTCGACCACCCGATCCTCGACCACCCGATCGTGGGCGCGGCATTTCGGTGGGACGCGTCCCAGGGCCCTCGCCCGCCAAACTCGCTCTCCAAACAACCCGTAGCCGATGCAACCGGGCTCCGTCACGGCGGACAACCCGACCGCATGGCAGGCTGGTCGCGTACCAGCGCACACCGCCCGACCACGGGGATCCACCGCGCCACGGCATTCCGACAAGCCGTCGCACGGACAAGGCGACGAACGGACCGGACGACGGCGGCTCGGGGACGACCCGTCGGGGAATGACGGCACGGTGGCGGGTGGACCCGGTACGCGAATGGTGCCCGTTGGCGAAGAGGGGCCATGACGGAGGACAGCGCGAGACCCGTTGCCGGGCCTCCCATCGTCGGGGAATCCGGGTCGGTGAATCTGCCGGCTCCCCGGGTGACCGCGCTACCCCGGCGGTTCCCGGCGCCCGGCGCCCACCGTGATCCGCTCCGGCTCCCACACCTGGTCGGCCCGCCCCCCGGTTCGACCCCGCCCCTCCTGGACGCGCCCAGCGTTCCCACGGGCCTTCGGGAGTGCGCCGGGTGCGGCGCGCCCGTGGCCCGGCCGGGCCACGACGAGCAGGACGAGCAGGACGAGAGCGTCGCCCTGGAAGGCAGCTGCGCGGGATGCGGCCACCGCTACTCGTTCACCGTCAAGCTGCGACCGGGCGAACGGGTCGGCCGCTACACCGTGCACGGCGTCATCGCGCACGGTGGGCTCGGCTGGGTGTATGCCGCGACCGACGACAACCTCGGCGGCGACGGCGTGCGGGCCTGGGTGGTGCTCAAGGGCCTGCTCGACGCGGCGAACCCGGAGGCGCGTCGGATCGCCGAGGGAGAGCGGCGCATTCTGACCACGGTGTCCCATCCGGGCATCGTCAAGATCCTCGACTATGTCACCCACCATGGCGAGGACTACATCGTCATGGAGTACGTGCCGGGGGTGTCCCTGGCCGGCCTGGCCGAGGTCGGGGTGGCGGGACCGGACGGGCGGTCGGCTCCGCCGTCGGCCGCCGACGTGATCCGCTACCTGCTGCGGGTGCTTCCGGCCCTCGGGCATCTGCATCGCCTCGGGCTGGTCTACTGCGACCTGAAACCGGAAAACGTGATGGTCACCGCCGAGGACGTCAAACTGATCGACCTCGGCGGGGCGCGCCGGCTCGACGACCGCGTGTCGGGATACCTGTCCACGCCCGGCTACCGGGCCCCCGAACTCGACGACGACGGGGAACGCCCGGCGGGCATCGCGCGCACCGCGCCCACGGTCACCACCGACATCTTCGCCGTCGCCCGGACCCTGGCCCGTCTCGTCCTCGGCCGGTTCCCGGGCTTCCTCGGCGCCTACCGGCACGCCCTGCCGCCGCGCCGGGCCCATGCCCCGTTGCGGGACTTCGAATCCCTGGACCGGCTCCTGCGCCGAGCCACCGCGACCGATCCCGACCAGCGCTTCCAGAGCACCACGGAGCTCGCCGACGAACTGGTGGGGGTGCTCTACGAGATCGTGGCCAGAACGGAGGGGCCGGTCCCCCCGTTGGCCAGCCGGTGGTTCGACGCCGTCGGGCACCCCACCGGGGAGGCGGGGCCCGCCGGGACCCCCGCATGGTGGGAGGTCCTCCCCGATCTGCGGATCGACCAGGACGATCCATGGGCGCCCGGACTGACCGCCGGTTCGGACGAGGAACCGGCCTCCCTGGCCACCCGGCTGGCGGCGATCGTCCCGAGGACCACCGAGGTGCGGCTGTCCCTGGCCCGCGCCCAGATCCGGGCCGGGCAGCTCCATGAGGCGGCGGGCACCCTGGACGACGCGGCCGTGGAGCAGCCGCGGGAATGGCGGGTCGACTGGTACCGGGGCCTACATGCCCTCGTCGGAGGACGACCGGCCGTGGCCGCCGCGGCGTTCGACCGGGTCTACTCCCGGGTCCCCGGGGAGCTCGCTCCGCGCCTCGCCCTCGCGACCGCACTCGCGGACGTGGCGACCACCGCGGACACCGCGGACACCGCGGACACCGCGGACACCGCGCCTGAACGTGACGCGGCCCGGCACCGGGCCGCGGCCCTGTTCGACGTCGTCTCCACCATCGATCCGAGCACGACCAGCGCGGCGTTCGGGCTGGCCCGATGCCGGACCGATCCGACTGACAAGATCGACGCTTATCTACGGGTCCCTCCGTCGTCCGCCGCCTACACCGCGTCGCGGATCCGCATGATCGGGGTGCTCGTCGGCCTGGCCGCCCGACCAGACCGCGCGGCCTCGGGATCGGCGGCCCTGCATCGGGCGGCGACGATACTGGCCGATCCAAGGCTCGACCTGGGCGAACGACGCCGGGCCGAACTGCACCGTGACCTGTTCACCGCCGCCTTGGCCCTCGTCATGACCTACCCGGCCGCCTACCCGGCCGCGGATGCGCCCCGGCCACCGACCCTGCTCAGTCGGGTCATGGTGGAACGGGACCTCCGCTTCGGGCTGGCCGAGACCTACCGGGAGATGGCCCGGTTGGCCGGTGACCGGGCGAGCCGGGTCCGCCTCGTCGACCAGGCGAACCGCATCCGGCCCCGCACGCTGCTCTGACGGTGGCTTCCTTGCTCATAGGCACTGAGCTGTGGAGCTCGGCGATATCACCTCCGAAGGTATCCAGCGAACCCTGGCCACCAACCATCTCGCGCCGTACCTGCTGCTGCGCTCGCTGATCGGCCCCATGAGTGACCGGCCAGCGCGCTTCGTCGTGGTCGGCGGCTCACCGGCTCCCGCATCACGGTGAACGGCGCTCATCCGGGCATTATCAGCAAGACGGACTCGGCCGAGATTCCCGCGGCGCACTGCGGGTGTTCAGCGCGATGCTCGATCCGTTCAGGCCTGGCCCCGACGTCGGTGCCGATACGCCGGCATGGCTCGCGACCAGTCCCGAAATCAATGGTGTCAGCGGGCGTTTCTTCGTCCGGCACGAGACGGTCATAACCGCATCGCACACCACCGACGTCGCGCGCTGCAACCAGCTCTGGGACGCCGGCGCACGGCTTGTCGGTCTACCGTCCGAACTGTGACAACCATCGGGGCTCGGGCACCAGGGCTCGGGTGCGCGTCATTCATCATGAATCACCGGTTTCGATCTCGTGGCTCGCCCGGCCCGCCAGCTCACGGCCCGGTCAGGGACGGCCACCGTCGAGCAGCGGGGGGCGGCCGGGTACGCGTAGGCCCGGTCGCAGCCACTCGTCATACAGGCGGGACCAGGTTCCGTCGAGCATGATCTCGCGAAGCACGCCGTTGACGAACGCGACGAACTCGTCGTCTCCCGCCGTGTCCCCGGTGATCGGCATGGCGATACCGTAGGGCTCGTCGAGCCGGCCGCCGGCTTCGAAGTCCGCGCCGAAGGCGCTCGGCCCGAGCACCGTCGTGTAGGGGTCCTGGGCGGCCAGTCCGGCGAGGAGGACATCGTCGCCGGCGATCGCGTCGACGTCACCGTGCTGGAGCGCGACCAGGCAGTCCGCGAGGCGGGCCCGGGTCACCGGTCGGGGTCCCGGCGCCGGCAGCCGCGCCAGCTTCTCGCTGGACGTGCTCCCCGCCGACGAGCAGACCGGCCGTCCGACGAGATCGGCGATACCGCGGAACCCGGCGTTCTCCCGAACCAGCAACCGCAGGGTCGACTCGTAGTACACGTCGGAGAACCGGACCTGCCGCTTGCGCTCGCAGGTGATGGTCATGGTAGCCACGAGCATGTCGACCATGCCGGAACGGAGCAGGTCCTCCCGCTCGGAGGTGGTGACGGCACGGAACTGGACATGATCGTCGACCCGCTCGGCGCCGAAGATGGCCGCTGCGACCGCGCGGGCTATGCCGACGTCGAAACCCTCCAGTCGCAGGGTGCGCCAGTTCATCAACCCGGCCGGGGGCGCGTCGGTAGCGATGCCCACGCGCAGGTAGCCGCGGTCCCGCGCGATCGCGCGCATGCGGCTGCCCACCGGCATCCGGCCGGGGGGAGGCATCGGGGTGAGGGGTGGTTCGCTCGACCGGAGCGGTCTGCCATCCCGGCGACAGGTTCCATCCGGGTTGGCCGATTCCGCCGACGCCCGCGTGGGCTCGGCGTCCGGCACCGGTGATGGCGGCATCGGGGCGGCCTCCAGCGGAAGGGGGCTACGGGCGGTACTGCAGCCCGTACCGCCCACGAGGACCATGCAGCCAACGAGGATCCCCCCAAGCAGCGGGCCCACTGCCCCCGTCGGGATGGAAGGGTGCCGGCGGGTGGTCCGCCCGGTCCGGCGCCCGGTCCGACCGGGCGGGCTCACAGGTACTCCCGGAGCCGGGGCCACATCCCCGCCGCGGCCGCGACGATCGCGGTGAGGACAAGCGCCGGGCCGGCCAGCTCGAGATCGCGCAACGCCGCGGCGGCCCGGCGGACATCTCCTTCGAACCTGCCCCGGGCGGCGTCGATCGCGACGTCGAGCTTGCCGAGGAAGCTGGTGAACGCCGTCGTGCCCGGCCCGAGGGTCCGGGTCACCGCCTGTCCGAACGTGTCGGAGGAACGCGGGTCCCCGACGGAGGAGCCGGCGTCTCCCGGTCCTCGCGCGGCCGCGACGACCGAGTCCGGTGACGAGGCCAGCAGAGCCACCACCGAGGCCCGGCTACGCAGCCAGGAGCGCAGATCGCTCTCGAGTCCCGCCGGTATCCCGGCCCCCCCGCGCGCGTCGAGGGCGACGACGAGTGAACCACGACGGGTGACCGGTTCGGGCGGTAGGCGGTCACCGGTCACGTCGAAGCCGAGGCCTCGGGTCACCCAGGCGAAGTGCTCGTCGAAACGGGTGCCGTTGCCGAGCGCCGTCAGCGAGAGGTTCTCATCGACCCGTGCCTCCAGAGCCAGGGTCTTCGATCGGGCGAGCAGGCTCATCGGTCGATACCCGGAGTCCTGCGCGGTGTCAAGACGGGTCTGCTGGGTCCCGAAGGCGACCGCGGTCCAGGTGACCGTGGCCAGGATGCACCCGGTGCCGAGCAGCAGGCCCGGGTTGACCAGTCGGTTCGTGCGTCGGACCAGAAGCAGCTGGACGCCGACGAGCGCGATGATCGCGAGGGCGGCCGTGATCACGATCGCCCATTCCCCCCGTGAGCCGGTGGCCTGCTGGTAGGCGGTGTCCACCGCGTCGGCGTACCGGGCGACGAGCACCTCGGTCGCCGGAAGGATCTCCGTGCGCATCATCGTCGAGGCGGCCCGCAGGTTGGCCTCGCCGACGGACAGCCCCGCCCGGTTGTTCGCCCGGGCCCGTTCGACCATCCCGTTGTAGACGGGAATGCCGCCGGCAAGCACGTCCAGGGGGCACGACGAGGCGATCCGCCCGGACGACGGCCGGGTCCCTGCGCCGTCGGGTCCGGGTGGCGGCGCCGCGGGGTCGGACCAGGGCGGGTCCGCGGCGCACAGGGCCGGGTCTAGTCGGCGCAGGTCCAGGACGTCACGGGCGGCATCGGCGACACTCGCCTCGAACAGCCCACCGTTCTTGATCCGATCATAGCGCTGCCGCAGCTCGGCGGCGGACTCTCCCCTGCCGACGAGAAGCTCGACGGGCGCGAAGACCTCCGCCGCCGCGGCGGCATCCGCCTGGGAGAGGGCGGCCCGCAGCTCCTGAGCCGTGGCGAGCGCTCGGCCGTGCCGACTCACCAGGCCGTCGGTCGCGTCCAGCCGATGAGTGACCACTCCGTGCAGCGTCAACCCGAACAACGCGAGCGCGACCACGAGAAACGCCAGCAGCCCGACGAGCCGGACACCCGCGTCGCATCGCGCCGCGATGCCCAGCACGGCCCGCGCGAGCCGCGTGCCCCACCGCGCTCGCGGGCCGCCCGGGCCACCGGGCTCCCCACCGCCACGGCGACGACGCGCGGTCGCTCGGCGACCGGCCGGGGAGGCTCCCCCACTCTGCGTGGGCGGCAGCGACGTTACAGCCGTCACAGCAACTAAGCGTACGCGCTTCACCCCGATCCGATTACTCTAAGCAACGACGAGGGGCTCGTATCGCCGGAACCGGCGGGAACGTTCCTCGGCGCGCAGCAGGTCCAGCCAGCGAGCCTGCATAGCCGCCAGGCTGCCCGCCGCACCGATCCGCACCGATCCGCACCGGGGTCTCGCAGCTGTGGATCAACCCACCCGCCCCGCTCGACCAGCGTCGTCAGTCGGCGCGCGACGGGCAGCCGACGCATGACGACCATGTGATCACGCAGGAGGCCGGCCTCGTCGCGGACGTCCGCGACGGCGAGGTACACGTCCGGCGCCAGCCGCCGGTTGAGGGCCACCTCGGTCTGGCAGGCGTCTTCCCGTGCCTGTCGCCGTCGCAGGTCCACGGATCCGACCACGACGGGTTTGGGCATCTTCAGGACCCGCGGGGGTCCGGCGGCGGTGTCGTCAGCAGTGCCCTGCCGGGACGGACCAGCCGATCCGCCGGATGTCACGCCCGGCTGGCCGTTCGGCCCTTACCGAGTGGGCCGAACGGCCATGCCGAGTATGCGGGCGGCGACGATCACGACCCGCTGCCCTCCCCGGGCCGGCAGACCCGCCGGGGTCAGGCCTCGCGGAGGGACTCCAGGAAGAGCAGGGTCCGCGCGGCGACGCTGCGACGCCCCGGACCCGTCAGCACGTCGTGGCCGCCCGGGACGACCACGAGCTCCGCCCGGGACGCGGTGCGCGTCGTCATCCGGATCAGGGGTAGCGGGCTGACCTCGTCCTGCGCACCGTGGATGAGCAGGATCGGGAGGTCGGGCAGGGCACGCGGCAACGGTTCCTCGATGGCCACCCCCGCGACGGGAACCTGCAGGAGCGGCAGGCCGACCATGATCACACCGTCGGGACGTACCGCGGGGGAGGCGGCCATCGCCAGCGCCGCGAGGGCCCCCGTGTCGGAACCGAGGAGGACGAACGGGACACCCGGCACCCGGTTCTCGGCCACCGCGGGCACCCGGCGGCCACCGTCGGGAACGACGGTCACCAGGTAGCCGTCCAGCGCGAGCCGATCGGCGAGAAGGTGGAACGGGCCGGCCTGCTCACCGCGCCCGAGCAGCACCGCGACCACGGCACGCACGTATTCCCCGGGTGCCCCTCCGGAGGCGGGAGAGGCCGCCGGGAGCCGACGCGTCGACGGAACCGGGGTCGCGGCCGGGACGGCGGTGGACGCCGGAGAGACGATCGACGCCGGAGAGACGATCGACGCCGGAGAGACGATGGGTGCGATGGGTGTCGCGGCCGGCCTGCCTGCGGTCGGCACGACGGAGTTGCCCCGCTGCGGACCGACGATGGTGCGGGCGCGGGACTGCCTGCCCGCCGCGGACGAGGTGGGCGAGGTGGGCGAGGCCATCCGTGGATCATCGACGGACAACTGAGTGGTCGGCGACGGCATCGGCGCCAGATCTCCTTCGGACGAAACGGATCGTCGCGGCAGACGGGCCGGACGTGCCGCGTGCGCGGCGTCGAGGTGACATCAATCGTTGATCTCGCCTCGGAGACTCGGTGAGGGTTTGAGGACGCGGAGAAGGCTTGAGGACGCGGAGAAGGCTTGAGGACGCGGTGAAAGCTCGCGGACGCGGAGAAGGCTTGAAGAGTGGGAGAGGGAAGGTGTCCGGCCCGCCGATGATCGGTCCGACGGCCCGGCGACCGGAGGGACACGCGGCTGCCGCACGTCGCCTGCCGGCGAACGTCAGGAGCTCATCGGGCTGCGGAGGATGCCGAACCGCTGGCCGCCCGCGGCCGGGACGGATCGCTCGGCTCGGGACCGCCGGCAGGCTCGGGACCGCCGGCAGATCAGCGACAACGTCGCCAGGACGACGGCGACGGGAGGATCTCGGACTGGCGTCGATCGGGCCGGAGCACGTCCACGAACATGTCTACTACCCTGCGTAGCGGGAAGGGAAGCCGTCAAGCCGTTCACGGTGTGTCGTACATCACTCCACGACACGCCGACCAGACGCTGACGTGACGTCGACCGAAAGGTGTCCGGTCGGCCGGACCGGCGGCAAGGTCAGCTGGGAAGCCAGCCGCGAAGCCGGTGACCGGACCTCGTGGCCCCCGCCCCGAAACACCGGAAAACGACGACAAGGGCACCGCCGGAGGCGCTGCCCTTGTCATGATCCGTACACATTTTTCGCGCACGTTTGATGATCAACTATCTCGGCTCTCCGGGCACGGTCCTGTGCCTCGGGGAACCAGCCCGCACGGTCAGGCCGCCGCCGCGCCCTTGGCCTTCACGAAACGGGCGGCCACGTCGGCCCAGTTGACGACGTTCCACAGGGCCGCCACGTAGTCGACCTTGACGTTCTTGTACTGCAGGTACCAGGCATGCTCCCAGGCGTCGAACACGAGCAGCGGGGTGTTGCCCACGCCGACGTTGCCCTGGTGGTCGTACACCTGCTCGATGAGCAGACGTTGCGCGGTGGCGTCGTAGGCCAGGACGCCCCACCCGGAACCCTGCACCGTGGTGGTCACCGCGTTCAGTTGCGCCTTGAAGGCGTCGAAGGAACCGAAGTCGGCGGCGATGGCCTCACCGAGCGCACCGTCCGGCTTGTCCCCGCCGTCCGGCGAGAGGTTCTCCCAGTAGATCGAGTGGAGAATATGCCCGGAAAGGTTGAAGGCGAGCGTCTTCTCCAGGCCCACGATGGCACCGAAGTCGCCCTTGTCGCGCGCCTCGGCGATCTTCTCAAGGGTGTCATTGGCACCCTTGACGTAGGTCGCGTGGTGCTTGTCGTGGTGCAGTTCGACTATCTGCCCGATAATGGACGGTTCCAGAGCACCGTAGTCGTAGTTCAGGTCCGGCAGCGTGTACGTCGCCACTAGCGCACGATCCTTTCCATTCATAAGGAATTCATCCGAGGAGTCCCCGCGTGGAGCTCTCGGAGGTCAGATGGGCGGTGCGGTGGAGCCGGCGGCCACCCGGGGCGGAGGAGGCGGACAGAACCTGGCGATGCTCATCGGCTCGCCCCTCCCCTCTCCCGCGGCACCGCCTCAACGGCACCCTGTGGACGGTCGGCTTCGCTGCTGCGATCCTCCGCGCGATCCCCCCGACTGGACACTATCGCCAGTCGGATGGGTCCTGCATGGCGAGACCCGACACCATGACACTCAAAGGATCGGCCCGTTCACATCGCCAACAACGGTGCGTAACGACGAGGAAACGAAAACGGGATTACTCCGCCATTCATCGCCACCATCCACTACCTTCCGCTACTCCTCATGGATCTGTTGGGCGAGGTAATGGGCCGCACCAAGCTGGGAGATCAGCTCCAGCTGGGCGTCGAGCCAGTCGATGTGCTCCTCCTCGGAGACGAGGATCCGCTCGAGGAGCACGGCCGATCCGACGTCGCCCCGCTCCCGGCAGAGTGCGACCCCCCGGCGCAGCAGGTCAACCGCCTCAAACTCCCCGGACCGGTCCACCTCGAGCTGCTCGGGCACCGTCTCCCCGATACGCAGCGTGTGCAGACGCTGCAAGTTCGGCAGACCGCCGAGATACAGCACCCGCTCGATGAGCTGATCCGCGTGCTTCATCTCGTCGATCGACTCGTGATAATAGTGCTCGGCGATCCGTCGATATCCCCAGTTACGTTGCATACGACTGTGCAGAAAATACTGGTTGACGGTCGTGAGCTCGTTCGTCAGCACGCTGTTCAGAAGTTCGATGATTTCCGCGTCACCACGCGTCACCATATAACCTCCACCTCCCGTCGGGCATCGCCGGCCGGACGTCGTTCGTCATCACACCGAGGGAGTGCCCCGTCCCACGCCGCTTGATCGACCCGTCGTGGCGCCTCAACCAGCGGCGATGACCTCCGACGGTCCGCGCGAGCCGACGGGCGGAACCTCCAGCGGACAGCACATCACACGGATACGGATTTCGCAGCGAACCTGAACCCGGACCCCTCACATCCGCATGAACGTAAGTGCAGGTAAGTTTTACTGTAGGATAGAAATCCCGCACAGAGGAAGCGTGCGGGCAGCGTGCGACGAACCGTCATAATCATGGCGTTATTCCCCCGCAGCGACTTCGCCCGACCAGACGAGCCCCTGCCGGCACGCTGCCGGCAGTCGGTTCAGTGCCGGTCGGTGCCGGTCCCGGCGGCCGGCGTCTCACCACATTGGACGACGACGAATCCCCCCCGACCGGAGTACTCGATCTGCGCGAGCTCCCCCGAACTACGCCCCACGAGGTTGCCTATCTTGAACGAGGAGACCACCCGGGTACGCACGCCCGCCGTCCAGGCGACCGCGGCATCCCGGTCGACGCAGACCGGCTCGTCCGTCGACAACACCAGGGGAGCGCCCAGGCACAGCACGGCGACGCCGCCGCTGCCGGAAACCTCGGTGTTGAAGATCCCACCGGCGATCATGGCGCCGATGCCGCCGGACGTCGTGGTGACCTTGTAGCGGATGCCGGACTCCAGCGCGAGCAGACTGCGGCCGTTGACCGTCAGGCTGTCGTTGTCGAGCGTGAAGACCGAGATGTGGCTTCCGGACTCGGCGAACCAGACGGTTCCGTGGCCGGCCACCCTCATCAGGTCCTGGCCCTCACCAGTCACCGCCCGCCGCAGGAATCCACCGACTCCCTGGCCCTTGTAGGCGAAGTCGACGCGGCCGCGATAGGCCACCATGGATCCCTGCTTGGCGTACATCTCGCCGCCGTCGAGGCGTACCCGCAGCATGCGATCGCCCTCTTCCAGGGCGAACGGGGGGCCCGCGGCGGGGCCCCCCGCGAAGGTGGCGAGTGGCTGGCTCATGGCCTCCATTCAACGCCCATCCATACCCGTTCGGGCCACACCGGTAGGAATACCGACGGGAATAAGGCGGGTAGACCGGCAGCCGCCCGTCAGGACCGGCACCCGTCCGTCAGAGCAGCATCAGCAGCATCGCGCCGGCCATGACCAGCCGGGACGCGGCCGATGTCGCCGGCGGCGGGTGGGTCACCCAGCCCGGCCTGACCCTGCGGACCAGCGGGCCACCGACAGCAGCCACCACCGCCGCAGCGAAGATCACCGCGAACCAGTCGGTCAGATTCGTCAGACCGGTCGAATCATCGACCGGCCACCTGCCCGCCCGGGCCATGCACGCCATCGCCAAGCCCTCGATGACGAGCATCGAGCAACAGGACCACCGCGACGGCTCGCAGGTCGGGTCCGTCAGGACAAGGAGGAAGAAGACGCCGGCCAGCGCCAGATAGGCGACGGCGAACACCACCGACGACGTCATCCAGCGTGGGCCGACGAACATGACGGCCATTCCCGCGGCCACCACCGTGTGCCCGATCTCGACCGGTGGGTACACGGCCCTCCGCCGGGCTCGCGCAAGCGCGCCGGCAAGACGTCCGGCGTGGAACATCGCCAGCAACGCGCAGACGGCCGCGGCAACGACGGCCACCGCCTGCGGTGGGGCCAGTGCGTGCG
Coding sequences within:
- a CDS encoding superoxide dismutase; this encodes MATYTLPDLNYDYGALEPSIIGQIVELHHDKHHATYVKGANDTLEKIAEARDKGDFGAIVGLEKTLAFNLSGHILHSIYWENLSPDGGDKPDGALGEAIAADFGSFDAFKAQLNAVTTTVQGSGWGVLAYDATAQRLLIEQVYDHQGNVGVGNTPLLVFDAWEHAWYLQYKNVKVDYVAALWNVVNWADVAARFVKAKGAAAA
- a CDS encoding glutamate ABC transporter substrate-binding protein, yielding MRAIARDRGYLRVGIATDAPPAGLMNWRTLRLEGFDVGIARAVAAAIFGAERVDDHVQFRAVTTSEREDLLRSGMVDMLVATMTITCERKRQVRFSDVYYESTLRLLVRENAGFRGIADLVGRPVCSSAGSTSSEKLARLPAPGPRPVTRARLADCLVALQHGDVDAIAGDDVLLAGLAAQDPYTTVLGPSAFGADFEAGGRLDEPYGIAMPITGDTAGDDEFVAFVNGVLREIMLDGTWSRLYDEWLRPGLRVPGRPPLLDGGRP
- the bfr gene encoding bacterioferritin, with the translated sequence MVTRGDAEIIELLNSVLTNELTTVNQYFLHSRMQRNWGYRRIAEHYYHESIDEMKHADQLIERVLYLGGLPNLQRLHTLRIGETVPEQLEVDRSGEFEAVDLLRRGVALCRERGDVGSAVLLERILVSEEEHIDWLDAQLELISQLGAAHYLAQQIHEE
- a CDS encoding DUF5134 domain-containing protein, which codes for MTHHHPAAAHALAPPQAVAVVAAAVCALLAMFHAGRLAGALARARRRAVYPPVEIGHTVVAAGMAVMFVGPRWMTSSVVFAVAYLALAGVFFLLVLTDPTCEPSRWSCCSMLVIEGLAMACMARAGRWPVDDSTGLTNLTDWFAVIFAAAVVAAVGGPLVRRVRPGWVTHPPPATSAASRLVMAGAMLLMLL
- a CDS encoding alpha/beta hydrolase, which translates into the protein MRAVVAVLLGRGEQAGPFHLLADRLALDGYLVTVVPDGGRRVPAVAENRVPGVPFVLLGSDTGALAALAMAASPAVRPDGVIMVGLPLLQVPVAGVAIEEPLPRALPDLPILLIHGAQDEVSPLPLIRMTTRTASRAELVVVPGGHDVLTGPGRRSVAARTLLFLESLREA
- a CDS encoding serine/threonine-protein kinase, which gives rise to MTEDSARPVAGPPIVGESGSVNLPAPRVTALPRRFPAPGAHRDPLRLPHLVGPPPGSTPPLLDAPSVPTGLRECAGCGAPVARPGHDEQDEQDESVALEGSCAGCGHRYSFTVKLRPGERVGRYTVHGVIAHGGLGWVYAATDDNLGGDGVRAWVVLKGLLDAANPEARRIAEGERRILTTVSHPGIVKILDYVTHHGEDYIVMEYVPGVSLAGLAEVGVAGPDGRSAPPSAADVIRYLLRVLPALGHLHRLGLVYCDLKPENVMVTAEDVKLIDLGGARRLDDRVSGYLSTPGYRAPELDDDGERPAGIARTAPTVTTDIFAVARTLARLVLGRFPGFLGAYRHALPPRRAHAPLRDFESLDRLLRRATATDPDQRFQSTTELADELVGVLYEIVARTEGPVPPLASRWFDAVGHPTGEAGPAGTPAWWEVLPDLRIDQDDPWAPGLTAGSDEEPASLATRLAAIVPRTTEVRLSLARAQIRAGQLHEAAGTLDDAAVEQPREWRVDWYRGLHALVGGRPAVAAAAFDRVYSRVPGELAPRLALATALADVATTADTADTADTADTAPERDAARHRAAALFDVVSTIDPSTTSAAFGLARCRTDPTDKIDAYLRVPPSSAAYTASRIRMIGVLVGLAARPDRAASGSAALHRAATILADPRLDLGERRRAELHRDLFTAALALVMTYPAAYPAADAPRPPTLLSRVMVERDLRFGLAETYREMARLAGDRASRVRLVDQANRIRPRTLL
- a CDS encoding AIM24 family protein, whose protein sequence is MEAMSQPLATFAGGPAAGPPFALEEGDRMLRVRLDGGEMYAKQGSMVAYRGRVDFAYKGQGVGGFLRRAVTGEGQDLMRVAGHGTVWFAESGSHISVFTLDNDSLTVNGRSLLALESGIRYKVTTTSGGIGAMIAGGIFNTEVSGSGGVAVLCLGAPLVLSTDEPVCVDRDAAVAWTAGVRTRVVSSFKIGNLVGRSSGELAQIEYSGRGGFVVVQCGETPAAGTGTDRH